A genomic stretch from Desulfotignum balticum DSM 7044 includes:
- a CDS encoding DMT family transporter: protein MPYTPTRTVLMDARTAGPLFMLSAALLFTLMSTIVKLMPEHYTVWHLGFIRCFGGMLVLTLVFSRKKNPFKGHNIPLLILRGCTGSLAFFFVVSALRLLPMSTAVVLFYSYPAFAALFGFLIYKEQVNRFQIVCIGVLLAGVAILFDFRLSASALGQAMAIMGAVLSGFTVTVIRTLREHNGPVIIYFYFCTMGTLATLPFCITHPVIPGSAVEWAMGAGIIATSVAAQLLMNQGFFFCKGFEGAAYMSSETLFAAVVGIVFLMEPVSWHLFAGGLLIVGAGLAMHRLGRIQTK, encoded by the coding sequence ATGCCATACACCCCGACCCGAACCGTTCTCATGGACGCCCGCACGGCAGGTCCTTTGTTCATGCTGTCTGCGGCATTGCTGTTCACCCTCATGTCCACCATTGTCAAACTCATGCCCGAACATTACACGGTCTGGCATCTGGGATTCATCCGCTGTTTCGGGGGAATGCTGGTATTGACACTGGTGTTCAGCCGCAAAAAAAATCCGTTCAAAGGACACAACATCCCGCTGCTCATTCTCAGGGGATGCACCGGTTCTCTGGCATTTTTCTTTGTGGTGTCGGCCCTGCGCCTGCTGCCCATGTCCACGGCCGTGGTGTTGTTTTATTCCTATCCGGCGTTTGCGGCCCTGTTCGGGTTTCTTATTTACAAAGAACAGGTGAACCGGTTTCAGATCGTGTGTATCGGGGTTCTGCTGGCCGGGGTGGCCATCCTGTTCGATTTTCGATTATCCGCCAGTGCCCTGGGCCAGGCCATGGCCATCATGGGGGCGGTGCTGTCCGGATTCACGGTCACGGTCATTCGGACGCTTCGGGAACACAACGGTCCGGTCATCATCTATTTTTATTTCTGCACCATGGGCACCCTGGCCACCCTGCCCTTTTGCATCACGCATCCCGTGATTCCGGGCTCTGCTGTGGAATGGGCCATGGGGGCAGGTATCATTGCCACGTCCGTGGCGGCCCAGCTGCTCATGAACCAGGGATTTTTTTTCTGCAAGGGATTTGAAGGTGCGGCCTATATGTCCAGCGAAACCCTGTTTGCCGCAGTCGTGGGCATTGTCTTTCTCATGGAACCGGTCTCCTGGCACCTGTTTGCCGGAGGTCTGCTCATTGTGGGCGCCGGCCTGGCCATGCACCGGCTGGGACGGATTCAAACCAAATAA
- a CDS encoding HD domain-containing phosphohydrolase, whose translation MIRNTEKPLVMAVDDTPANLELLQGILQKQGYRVAVFPRGAMALKAAAKNPPDLVLLDIMMPEMDGFEFCRRFKDYPELKEIPILFISALGDPANKVRAFSEGGLDYVTKPFQEEEVLARVNTHLCLHRAKKALELHNHDLKNLVKEKVEEISDSQLATILAVSKLTEYRDDDTGRHIERTQIFCKKLAQKLRNNPYTDISPAFIDDLYHAAPLHDIGKVGIPDKILLKPGKLTHEEFDIMKTHTNIGAATLEQVQARYPGNAFVNMGIALTRSHHEKWDGTGYPDGLAGKEIPLSGRIMALADVYDALRAARPYKKPFSHETACQIIREDAGTHFDPAVVDAFISLESEFEALYDRMKPD comes from the coding sequence ATGATTCGCAATACTGAAAAACCACTTGTCATGGCTGTGGATGATACACCGGCCAACCTGGAACTGCTCCAGGGGATCCTTCAAAAACAGGGCTACCGGGTGGCGGTGTTTCCCCGGGGGGCCATGGCCCTGAAAGCAGCTGCCAAAAATCCGCCGGATCTCGTGCTGCTGGATATCATGATGCCGGAAATGGATGGGTTCGAGTTCTGCCGCCGATTTAAAGATTATCCGGAACTCAAGGAGATTCCCATTCTCTTTATCAGTGCACTGGGTGATCCTGCCAACAAGGTGAGGGCGTTTTCAGAAGGGGGTCTGGATTACGTGACCAAACCGTTTCAGGAAGAAGAGGTCCTGGCCCGGGTCAACACCCACCTGTGCCTGCACCGGGCAAAAAAGGCACTGGAACTGCACAATCACGACCTGAAAAATCTGGTCAAGGAAAAAGTGGAAGAGATCTCTGATTCACAACTGGCCACCATTTTGGCGGTCTCGAAACTGACCGAGTACCGGGATGATGACACTGGCCGCCATATCGAGCGCACCCAGATTTTTTGTAAAAAACTGGCTCAAAAATTGCGGAACAATCCATACACCGATATCTCTCCGGCGTTCATCGACGACCTCTACCATGCCGCCCCCCTGCATGACATCGGGAAAGTGGGCATCCCTGACAAGATTCTGCTCAAACCCGGAAAACTCACCCATGAGGAGTTCGATATCATGAAAACCCATACAAACATCGGCGCCGCAACCCTTGAACAAGTGCAGGCCAGGTATCCCGGGAACGCCTTTGTCAACATGGGCATTGCCCTGACCCGGTCCCATCATGAAAAATGGGACGGCACAGGCTACCCTGACGGGCTGGCCGGCAAAGAGATCCCGTTGAGCGGCCGGATCATGGCCCTGGCAGATGTCTATGATGCCCTGCGAGCGGCCCGGCCCTACAAAAAACCGTTTTCCCATGAAACAGCCTGCCAGATTATCCGGGAAGATGCGGGAACCCATTTTGATCCGGCCGTGGTGGATGCCTTTATTTCCCTTGAATCTGAATTTGAAGCGCTTTATGATCGCATGAAGCCTGATTGA
- a CDS encoding acyl-CoA dehydrogenase family protein: MILFNPRTATFDHLDDASRQIMTKTIAYFETRGKKQLKSDFHQRVWYQDFLDFLKENQIFATLLTPKKYAKDNENARWDTRRICDFNEILGFYNLSHWYTWQVSILGLGPIWMGDNEEIKQKTAQLLKDGHIFAFGLSEKAHGADLYGSDMALTPLGDGKYVADGGKYYIGNANQAGIVSTFGKNSETDEYVFFAADPAHDNYDLVQNVVDWEGYVAEYALNGYPVTNADIMSTGRAAWDSALNTINVGKFNLGWASIGVCTHALYEGLNHAAHRNLYGQMVTDFPHIRQLLVDAYTRLAAMKLFSLRAADYFRCASPEDRRYLLYNPMVKMKVTCEGENVINLIWDVIAARGFEKDTYFEMAATDIRSLPKLEGTVHVNMALIIKFMANYFFNPGTFPDIPRRDDPGCDTFLFNQGETKGLGKIQFHDYHLAYDRVDLPNVNIFKEQIDQLAQMLMTATPDRDQAKNMDFLLYLGELFTLVAYGQLIIEKYHMDNFTPDLLEQIFDVMIRDFSEFALKLYAKPVTTQTQMNFCMNMIKKPVTDPDRFDRIWETRVMALKDIYEMTL, encoded by the coding sequence ATGATTTTATTCAATCCCAGGACCGCCACTTTTGATCATCTGGATGACGCATCCCGGCAGATCATGACAAAAACCATTGCTTATTTTGAGACCCGGGGCAAAAAACAGTTGAAATCCGATTTCCACCAGCGGGTCTGGTACCAGGATTTTCTGGATTTTTTAAAGGAAAACCAGATTTTCGCCACCCTGCTCACCCCGAAAAAATATGCAAAAGATAATGAAAACGCCCGGTGGGACACCCGGCGCATCTGTGATTTCAATGAAATACTGGGGTTCTACAATCTTTCCCACTGGTATACCTGGCAGGTATCCATCCTGGGCCTGGGTCCTATCTGGATGGGGGATAACGAAGAGATCAAGCAAAAAACCGCACAACTGTTGAAAGACGGCCACATATTCGCCTTTGGCCTGTCGGAAAAAGCCCATGGCGCGGATCTGTATGGGTCGGACATGGCCCTGACCCCCCTGGGAGACGGAAAATACGTGGCGGACGGCGGTAAATACTATATCGGCAACGCCAACCAGGCCGGGATTGTGTCTACATTCGGCAAAAACTCGGAAACCGATGAGTATGTGTTCTTTGCCGCCGACCCTGCCCATGACAACTATGATCTGGTCCAGAATGTGGTGGACTGGGAAGGCTATGTGGCCGAATATGCTTTGAACGGCTACCCTGTCACCAATGCGGACATCATGTCCACGGGCCGGGCTGCCTGGGACAGCGCGTTAAACACCATCAACGTGGGAAAATTCAACTTAGGCTGGGCATCCATCGGCGTCTGCACCCATGCCCTGTATGAAGGCCTCAACCATGCGGCCCACCGGAACCTGTACGGTCAAATGGTCACAGATTTTCCCCATATCCGGCAGCTGCTGGTGGATGCCTATACCCGCCTGGCCGCCATGAAGCTGTTTTCTTTGCGGGCCGCTGATTATTTCAGGTGTGCTTCGCCTGAAGACCGGCGGTACCTGCTGTACAACCCCATGGTCAAAATGAAGGTGACCTGTGAGGGAGAAAACGTCATCAACCTGATCTGGGATGTGATTGCGGCAAGGGGGTTTGAGAAAGACACCTATTTTGAAATGGCAGCCACCGACATCCGATCCCTGCCCAAACTGGAAGGCACGGTCCATGTGAACATGGCATTGATCATCAAGTTCATGGCCAACTATTTTTTCAACCCCGGCACGTTTCCCGACATCCCCCGGCGGGATGACCCGGGATGTGATACGTTTTTGTTCAACCAGGGAGAAACCAAAGGCCTGGGCAAAATCCAGTTCCATGATTATCACCTGGCCTATGACCGTGTGGACCTGCCCAATGTAAATATCTTCAAAGAACAGATCGACCAGCTGGCCCAAATGCTCATGACCGCCACCCCGGACAGGGACCAGGCCAAAAACATGGATTTTCTGCTGTATCTGGGGGAATTGTTCACCCTGGTGGCTTATGGCCAGCTCATCATTGAAAAATATCACATGGATAACTTCACCCCGGACCTGCTGGAACAGATATTTGATGTCATGATCAGGGATTTCAGTGAATTTGCCCTGAAGCTGTATGCCAAACCCGTCACCACCCAGACTCAGATGAATTTCTGCATGAACATGATTAAAAAACCGGTCACAGATCCCGACCGGTTCGACCGGATCTGGGAAACCCGTGTCATGGCCCTGAAAGACATCTATGAGATGACGTTATAA
- a CDS encoding DMT family transporter: MPEKTSSLLAGYGVALGATALWSGNFIVARGLNDLIPPVSLAFYRWLTAVLVFAPFAIQGFAKDWPRVRPHIGYMAVTAFIGVTCFNTFIYIAGHTTTAMNLSLIAITFPVFVVLISRVLFKEVLTVKRAVGIVVVLTGVVCLITRGEVARLLAIRFVAGDLWMLASAVLFAVFSILIKHKPEGIRLYMFQFTLFFMGLIFLLPFFIWEQVRMPGLYLNRSTLPAVLYVGVFASLCAFLLWNRAIITLGPSRAGMIYYTMPLFSGLLAYLFLGEHIGLVHAVSAMLILSGIVLANQTPQGVKQ; encoded by the coding sequence ATGCCGGAAAAAACCAGTAGTCTATTGGCCGGATATGGGGTTGCATTGGGGGCCACGGCCCTGTGGTCGGGCAATTTTATTGTGGCAAGAGGATTGAACGACCTGATTCCGCCGGTGAGCCTGGCATTTTACCGGTGGCTGACCGCCGTTCTGGTGTTCGCTCCTTTTGCGATCCAGGGTTTTGCCAAAGACTGGCCCCGGGTGCGGCCGCATATCGGGTATATGGCAGTCACTGCCTTCATCGGGGTGACCTGTTTCAACACGTTCATCTATATTGCCGGACACACCACCACTGCCATGAACCTGTCTTTGATCGCCATCACCTTTCCGGTGTTTGTGGTGCTGATTTCCCGGGTGTTGTTCAAAGAAGTGCTGACCGTTAAAAGAGCTGTGGGAATCGTGGTTGTGCTGACAGGGGTTGTCTGTCTGATCACCCGGGGTGAGGTCGCCCGGCTGCTGGCCATCCGTTTTGTGGCAGGCGATCTGTGGATGCTGGCATCCGCAGTGCTCTTTGCCGTGTTCAGTATTCTGATCAAACACAAGCCGGAGGGCATCCGGCTGTATATGTTTCAGTTCACGCTGTTTTTTATGGGGCTGATCTTTCTGTTGCCTTTTTTTATCTGGGAACAGGTCCGGATGCCTGGATTGTATTTAAATCGATCCACGCTGCCGGCCGTGCTGTATGTGGGGGTTTTTGCATCGCTTTGTGCTTTTTTGCTCTGGAACCGGGCCATTATCACCCTGGGACCATCCCGGGCCGGGATGATATACTACACGATGCCGCTGTTCAGCGGATTGCTGGCATATCTGTTTCTCGGAGAACATATCGGCCTGGTCCATGCCGTCAGTGCGATGCTGATTCTGTCAGGTATCGTTCTGGCCAATCAAACGCCGCAAGGGGTGAAACAATAA
- a CDS encoding adenylate/guanylate cyclase domain-containing protein, producing MDLSRFQFKKLQTRLLISLLLPVLVIVLLGGAASFWYSRGIMLDQWQESAVVKLQRAAHYIEMRVFKPVDLLNVLFKVSDRKDIAISPDQVVDYLLVMDGVVSAAYEPADPATAPPAARLPGMGSMDRMNMAEHPGMRFSRSQIASVSGPRYHADEKGRTVIMQISLFGVSEKRLGDLVIRMEFDFLLKDILALGWWQSDMACIVDETGAYMAHTNMTMTDRKTLGGSDDPLEQAIFEKMNTQPFGTVSLKGHPPDLIAGFYKLAQVPWTIIMFADGHKILGPIVTYRNGLALGVFVLAALVLVLIRFHMCRMVSQIQQLSEKAQAVAKGDYGSPIPVNSRDEIGHLVESFNTMVEGLEERDHIRNSFGRYVDPDFARTLMAHPEAGQLGGVRREAVMLMSDIRGFTNMSETLEPEVIVAILNRYFSHMIEIIQTHQGIIVDFYGDAILVFFDPLDEPTSDTVLRAVHCAFDMQFKMPEVNRELKKQNLPDLAMGIGIHAGQVVVGNIGSDARAKYGVVGSAVNITSRVQEQARKKQILISDAVLDKTTRDKDLQVKSSFPADLKGVDQAMTLHVIEPAKPYKTLCT from the coding sequence ATGGATCTGTCACGGTTTCAATTTAAAAAGTTACAGACACGGCTTCTGATTTCTTTGTTACTCCCGGTGCTGGTCATTGTCCTTTTGGGCGGGGCCGCCAGTTTCTGGTATTCCCGGGGCATCATGCTGGATCAGTGGCAGGAATCGGCTGTGGTCAAGCTGCAGCGGGCGGCCCATTATATTGAAATGCGGGTTTTCAAGCCGGTGGACCTGCTCAATGTCCTGTTTAAGGTATCTGACCGGAAAGATATTGCGATATCTCCGGATCAGGTGGTGGATTATCTGCTGGTCATGGACGGGGTGGTGTCTGCGGCGTATGAGCCGGCTGATCCGGCAACCGCCCCTCCGGCCGCAAGACTGCCCGGCATGGGGAGTATGGATCGGATGAACATGGCGGAACATCCCGGCATGCGGTTTTCCCGGTCTCAAATCGCCAGTGTGTCCGGCCCCCGGTATCATGCCGATGAGAAAGGCAGAACCGTGATCATGCAGATTTCTCTGTTCGGGGTGTCGGAAAAACGGCTGGGGGATCTGGTTATCCGGATGGAGTTTGATTTTCTGCTCAAAGATATTCTGGCCCTGGGGTGGTGGCAGAGTGACATGGCCTGTATTGTGGATGAGACCGGTGCCTATATGGCCCATACCAACATGACCATGACGGACCGGAAGACCCTCGGGGGATCCGATGATCCGCTGGAGCAGGCTATTTTTGAAAAAATGAATACCCAGCCCTTCGGCACGGTTTCCCTTAAAGGACATCCGCCGGATCTGATTGCGGGGTTTTACAAACTGGCGCAGGTGCCCTGGACCATTATCATGTTTGCCGACGGCCATAAAATTTTAGGCCCCATCGTGACATACAGAAATGGCCTTGCCCTGGGCGTTTTTGTACTGGCCGCCCTGGTGCTGGTATTGATCCGGTTTCACATGTGCCGGATGGTCAGTCAGATCCAGCAGTTGTCTGAAAAGGCTCAGGCCGTGGCAAAAGGGGATTATGGATCTCCCATCCCGGTGAACAGCCGGGATGAAATCGGGCACCTGGTGGAAAGTTTCAACACCATGGTCGAAGGACTGGAGGAGCGGGACCATATCCGCAACAGCTTTGGCCGGTATGTGGACCCGGATTTTGCCAGGACCCTGATGGCGCACCCGGAGGCCGGCCAGCTGGGAGGGGTCCGCCGGGAAGCCGTCATGCTCATGTCGGATATCAGAGGTTTCACCAACATGTCCGAGACCCTGGAACCTGAGGTGATCGTAGCCATTCTGAACCGGTATTTTTCCCATATGATCGAAATCATCCAGACACACCAGGGCATTATTGTGGATTTTTACGGGGATGCGATCCTGGTGTTTTTTGATCCCCTGGACGAACCGACATCAGACACGGTATTGCGGGCGGTTCATTGTGCATTTGATATGCAGTTTAAAATGCCGGAGGTGAACCGGGAGCTGAAAAAACAAAATCTCCCGGACCTGGCCATGGGCATTGGGATCCATGCCGGTCAGGTGGTGGTGGGCAATATCGGATCAGATGCCCGGGCCAAGTATGGGGTGGTGGGATCGGCCGTCAATATCACCAGCCGGGTCCAGGAACAGGCCCGGAAAAAACAGATTCTGATTTCGGATGCAGTGCTGGACAAAACAACCCGGGACAAGGATTTGCAGGTAAAGTCCTCTTTCCCGGCGGACCTGAAAGGGGTGGACCAAGCCATGACGTTGCATGTGATCGAACCCGCAAAACCTTATAAAACTCTGTGCACCTGA